From a single Alkalihalophilus pseudofirmus genomic region:
- a CDS encoding ABC transporter substrate-binding protein → MNNIFIKVIVGLVLAFILTACTEAEEANQVGSAKESSQNEVVEIENGDQILTISEVPERAITLNQHVMEVMLALGLEDHMIGTAYLDDEVMPEWRKAYDSIPVLADQYPSQEVFLDAEPDFAYAGWSSAFNEEAIGSIEQLKSYGINAYLHQSSTKVGPALEDIYMDIRHIAKIFNVVERGEDLISELDNQIEQIKEQIPSDQPKKRVFVYDSGDTAAFTVGQNFLNQLITMAGAENIFSDLDKNWAEVSFEEVVQRDPEVIIIIDYGETSAEQKRQQLMTHPALTGVTAIQEENFIVLPLSSAAEGVRVAKALEVIVEGLY, encoded by the coding sequence ATGAACAATATATTTATTAAAGTCATCGTAGGGTTGGTGTTAGCATTCATATTAACGGCTTGCACTGAAGCCGAAGAAGCAAATCAAGTCGGGAGTGCAAAAGAATCTTCGCAAAATGAAGTAGTTGAAATTGAAAATGGTGATCAGATATTAACCATTTCCGAAGTGCCCGAACGTGCAATAACTTTAAATCAACATGTAATGGAAGTAATGCTAGCTCTTGGGTTAGAGGATCATATGATTGGAACGGCGTACTTAGATGATGAGGTGATGCCTGAATGGAGAAAAGCGTATGATTCTATTCCGGTATTAGCAGACCAGTACCCCTCTCAAGAAGTGTTTTTGGATGCTGAGCCGGACTTTGCTTATGCTGGTTGGAGCAGTGCTTTTAATGAAGAAGCTATTGGGTCAATTGAGCAGCTCAAGAGTTATGGAATTAACGCTTATCTTCACCAATCCTCTACAAAAGTGGGGCCTGCACTAGAAGATATCTATATGGATATTCGCCATATTGCCAAGATATTTAATGTGGTTGAGAGGGGAGAGGATTTAATTAGTGAACTAGACAATCAGATTGAACAAATAAAAGAACAAATACCAAGTGACCAACCTAAAAAAAGAGTTTTTGTTTATGATAGCGGCGATACAGCCGCATTCACTGTAGGTCAGAACTTTTTGAACCAACTGATTACAATGGCAGGTGCGGAAAATATCTTTTCTGATTTAGATAAAAATTGGGCAGAAGTGAGCTTTGAAGAAGTCGTTCAACGTGATCCAGAAGTGATTATTATTATTGATTATGGTGAAACATCTGCTGAGCAGAAGCGTCAGCAATTAATGACCCACCCTGCACTGACTGGTGTGACAGCCATTCAAGAAGAAAATTTTATTGTTCTTCCCCTTTCTTCAGCCGCTGAAGGAGTACGAGTAGCGAAAGCTTTAGAGGTTATCGTTGAAGGGTTGTATTAA
- a CDS encoding protein adenylyltransferase SelO — MPHQNENSKREWNLENSYAELPDMFYKEIEPNPVRDPKLVVFNEEVILMLGLDKSELQSDTGINILAGNSVPKGSHPIAQAYAGHQFGHFTMLGDGRALLFGEQKTPTGQTYDIQLKGSGRTPFSRGGDGRAALGPMLREYIISEAMYGLNIPTTRSLAVVTTGEPVYREREEIGAIMTRVASSHLRVGTFEYAFRFGGVEGVEKLADYTIDRHYPDARNEGNPYLSLLNRVIHRQAELVSKWQMAGFIHGVMNTDNMSICGETIDYGPCAFMDTYDPKTVFSSIDIQGRYAYGNQPYIAGWNLARFAESLLPLLDDNKERAVELAQDAISGFSHLYKKYWLKGMRSKLGLFNEEQEDEALIESLLGMMQKSGADFTNTFRALTLNEFEKSELSKAAEFTQWQELWMARRERQDESKEASVKLMKEVNPAVIPRNHRVEEALHAAENGDYKVMEKLLHALKDPYAYSAEQEEYCSLPPQTDQTYQTFCGT, encoded by the coding sequence ATGCCACATCAAAATGAGAATTCAAAACGAGAATGGAATCTAGAGAATAGTTATGCGGAACTGCCAGATATGTTTTATAAGGAGATTGAACCGAATCCTGTCAGGGACCCAAAGCTGGTTGTATTTAATGAAGAAGTCATCCTGATGCTTGGCTTAGATAAAAGCGAGCTTCAAAGTGATACTGGAATAAATATATTAGCTGGCAACAGCGTTCCAAAGGGGTCGCATCCTATTGCACAAGCATATGCGGGGCACCAGTTTGGACATTTTACAATGCTTGGAGATGGACGGGCGTTGTTGTTTGGAGAGCAAAAGACACCAACTGGGCAGACCTATGATATTCAGCTTAAAGGCTCAGGGAGAACGCCATTTTCCCGTGGCGGAGATGGTCGTGCTGCTCTTGGTCCGATGCTGCGAGAATATATCATAAGTGAAGCTATGTATGGTTTGAACATCCCTACAACGAGAAGCCTCGCTGTAGTGACGACAGGGGAGCCGGTGTACCGTGAGAGAGAAGAGATCGGGGCTATTATGACTCGTGTTGCCTCCAGCCATCTTCGTGTCGGAACATTTGAATATGCTTTTCGCTTTGGCGGTGTTGAAGGAGTGGAGAAGCTTGCTGATTATACAATAGACCGGCATTATCCAGATGCTAGGAATGAGGGAAACCCTTATCTTTCCTTATTAAATCGAGTCATCCATCGTCAAGCTGAGCTTGTTTCCAAATGGCAGATGGCAGGCTTTATCCACGGGGTTATGAACACAGATAATATGTCAATTTGCGGAGAAACCATTGACTATGGTCCTTGCGCGTTTATGGATACGTATGATCCTAAAACCGTATTCAGTTCGATTGATATACAAGGCCGCTATGCGTATGGAAATCAGCCATATATTGCCGGGTGGAATTTAGCCCGTTTTGCCGAATCCTTGCTGCCGCTTCTTGACGACAATAAAGAACGTGCAGTCGAGCTAGCACAGGATGCAATCTCTGGATTTAGCCATTTATATAAGAAGTATTGGCTTAAAGGAATGAGATCAAAGCTTGGACTCTTTAATGAAGAACAAGAGGATGAAGCGCTAATTGAGAGCCTCTTGGGCATGATGCAGAAATCTGGTGCTGATTTTACGAATACATTTAGAGCATTGACATTAAATGAGTTTGAGAAAAGCGAGTTGAGTAAAGCTGCTGAATTTACACAGTGGCAAGAGCTGTGGATGGCAAGAAGAGAAAGACAGGATGAATCTAAAGAAGCATCCGTCAAACTGATGAAAGAAGTCAATCCAGCGGTCATCCCTCGTAATCACCGGGTAGAAGAAGCTCTACATGCAGCTGAAAATGGAGATTACAAAGTAATGGAGAAGCTGCTGCATGCCTTAAAAGATCCTTATGCATATTCAGCCGAACAGGAAGAATACTGTTCATTGCCGCCTCAAACAGATCAAACGTATCAAACATTTTGCGGAACGTAA
- a CDS encoding glutamine--tRNA ligase/YqeY domain fusion protein, translated as MEHTSSNFIRNIIKEDLESGKRTHVTTRFPPEPNGYLHIGHAKSIVINFDLADEFNGKTNLRFDDTNPLKEDSEYVHAIKEDVKWLGYDWDGLFFASNYFQEMYEKAVLLIKKGKAYVDDLSADEIREYRGTLTEPGKDSPYRDRSIEENLDLFERMRKGEFGNGEKVLRAKIDMSSPNINLRDPVIYRISHTTHHNTGDEWCIYPMYAFAHPLEDAIEDVTHSICTTEFEDQRPLYDWIVRECETESVPQQIEFGRLNITNAVMSKRKLKQLVDEGFVDGWDDPRMPTVSGLRRRGYTPEAIRTFVRETGVSKGSGAVDSQMLDYFVREDLKMKAPRTMGILRPLKVVITNYPEGQVEMLEAEINPENPEMGTRQIPFSREIYIEQEDFMENPPKKYFRLFPGNEVRLKHAYFIKCEDVIKDEDGNVVEIHCTYDPETKSGSGFTGRKVKGTLHWVEATQAVPAEFRLYEPLLLNEDPEELEEDTTEPAAAEKTFLDQVNPNSLEVLKGFVEPNMKEVSPQDKFQFFRHGYFNVDPKETTKDNPVFNLIVSLKSSFKL; from the coding sequence ATGGAACATACTTCTTCCAATTTTATTCGAAACATCATAAAAGAAGACTTAGAGTCCGGCAAACGCACTCATGTGACGACTCGTTTCCCACCAGAACCAAACGGCTATTTACATATTGGACATGCAAAATCAATCGTTATTAACTTTGACCTTGCAGATGAATTTAACGGAAAAACCAATCTGCGCTTTGATGACACGAACCCTCTTAAAGAGGATTCTGAATATGTTCATGCCATCAAAGAAGATGTAAAATGGCTTGGCTATGACTGGGACGGCCTCTTTTTCGCTTCAAATTACTTCCAAGAGATGTATGAAAAAGCAGTGCTTCTTATTAAAAAAGGTAAAGCTTATGTAGATGATCTCTCAGCAGATGAAATCCGTGAATACCGCGGCACATTAACTGAGCCTGGAAAAGACAGCCCCTACCGTGACCGTTCTATTGAGGAAAACCTCGATTTATTTGAGCGTATGCGTAAAGGTGAATTTGGCAACGGAGAGAAAGTGTTACGAGCGAAGATTGATATGAGCTCTCCTAACATTAACTTAAGAGACCCGGTGATTTATCGTATTTCACATACGACACACCATAATACAGGGGATGAGTGGTGCATTTACCCAATGTATGCTTTTGCTCACCCGCTTGAAGATGCGATTGAAGATGTGACGCATTCAATCTGTACGACGGAGTTTGAAGATCAACGCCCGCTGTATGACTGGATTGTCCGTGAATGTGAAACAGAAAGCGTTCCGCAGCAAATCGAATTCGGCCGCTTAAATATTACGAATGCTGTGATGAGTAAACGTAAATTAAAGCAGCTTGTGGACGAAGGTTTTGTAGACGGATGGGATGATCCTCGCATGCCGACGGTTTCTGGTCTTAGAAGAAGAGGTTATACACCTGAAGCGATCCGCACATTTGTACGTGAAACGGGTGTCTCAAAAGGATCAGGTGCTGTCGACTCACAAATGCTTGATTACTTTGTACGTGAAGACTTAAAAATGAAGGCTCCTCGCACAATGGGAATCTTGCGTCCATTAAAAGTTGTGATTACGAACTATCCAGAAGGACAAGTAGAAATGCTTGAGGCGGAAATCAATCCAGAAAATCCTGAAATGGGCACAAGACAAATCCCATTCTCAAGAGAAATTTATATCGAGCAAGAAGATTTCATGGAGAACCCTCCTAAGAAATACTTCCGTCTCTTCCCAGGCAACGAGGTTCGTCTAAAGCATGCGTACTTCATTAAATGTGAAGACGTGATTAAAGATGAAGATGGAAATGTTGTTGAAATCCACTGTACGTATGACCCTGAAACAAAGAGTGGGTCAGGCTTCACCGGCCGTAAAGTAAAAGGAACCCTTCACTGGGTCGAAGCAACTCAAGCTGTACCTGCAGAGTTCCGCTTATATGAACCGCTATTACTAAATGAAGATCCTGAAGAGCTGGAAGAAGATACAACAGAGCCAGCTGCTGCAGAAAAAACATTCCTAGACCAAGTAAATCCAAACTCTCTAGAAGTGTTAAAAGGCTTCGTTGAACCGAACATGAAAGAAGTCAGCCCGCAAGACAAGTTCCAATTCTTCAGACACGGCTACTTCAACGTCGATCCAAAAGAAACAACAAAAGACAATCCAGTATTTAACTTAATTGTCTCATTGAAGAGTTCATTTAAGCTTTAA
- a CDS encoding fatty acid desaturase, with amino-acid sequence MAQQNLSTLKKSIAPFEKSDTKSSVRQLLNTVPPFFLLWFLAYQSLSVSVWLTFAFAVVAAGFVVRIFIIFHDCCHGSFFKNKKLNNIVGTITGIITMFPYEKWKREHSIHHATSSNLDKRGTGDVWIMTVDEYVSASFKERLQYRLYRNPLVMFGLGPLYLFLITNRMNRKDARKKERMNTHVTNISVVVIYSLIIWLIGWQAFLLVQAPILFVSGSLGIWLFYVQHQFEDSYFEDEGDWDYVKAAIDGSSYYKLPRVLQWVTGNIGYHHVHHLSPRVPNYNLEKVHESTPPLQQATTITVGSSLQSIRFRLYDQQRKTFVSFKEVAHLLSKPRGNVELKKDSTKLSRAK; translated from the coding sequence ATGGCTCAGCAAAATTTATCAACGCTCAAAAAAAGCATTGCACCATTTGAAAAATCTGATACGAAATCAAGTGTGAGACAATTATTGAATACGGTTCCACCGTTCTTTCTATTGTGGTTTTTAGCCTATCAAAGCCTTTCTGTATCGGTTTGGCTGACCTTTGCCTTTGCTGTTGTCGCAGCAGGGTTTGTTGTGCGCATCTTTATTATTTTTCATGATTGTTGTCACGGATCATTTTTTAAAAACAAAAAGTTAAATAACATAGTTGGTACGATTACCGGAATTATTACGATGTTTCCATATGAAAAATGGAAGCGCGAGCATTCAATCCACCATGCAACAAGCAGTAACTTAGATAAGCGCGGCACAGGTGATGTATGGATTATGACGGTTGATGAATATGTCTCAGCATCGTTTAAGGAGAGACTTCAATACAGACTTTACCGCAACCCGCTTGTGATGTTTGGTCTTGGACCGCTTTATCTGTTCCTAATTACGAATCGAATGAACCGCAAGGACGCTAGAAAAAAAGAGAGAATGAATACACATGTAACGAATATTTCAGTTGTTGTGATTTATTCGCTTATCATTTGGTTAATTGGCTGGCAGGCATTTTTGCTTGTGCAGGCACCAATTTTATTCGTTTCAGGTTCATTAGGCATTTGGTTATTTTATGTCCAGCATCAATTTGAAGATTCCTACTTTGAAGATGAAGGTGACTGGGATTATGTGAAGGCAGCAATTGACGGCAGCTCGTATTATAAGCTTCCAAGAGTACTCCAGTGGGTAACCGGGAATATCGGGTATCACCATGTCCATCACTTAAGCCCAAGAGTACCGAATTACAACTTAGAAAAAGTACATGAGTCAACACCGCCGTTGCAACAGGCAACGACGATTACAGTAGGCTCAAGCTTGCAGTCCATTCGTTTTCGTTTGTATGACCAACAAAGAAAAACATTTGTAAGCTTCAAGGAAGTAGCTCATCTTTTATCAAAGCCTCGTGGCAATGTTGAGCTTAAGAAAGACTCGACAAAGCTTTCACGTGCAAAATAA
- a CDS encoding CobW family GTP-binding protein: MKKKVEVIILSGFLGSGKSTLLSRLLSYEKKRGRKVAVLMNELGKVSIDSSVVPSDIPLKEMLNGCICCSIQGELSVQLKELTEEHTLDVIYIEATGAAHPLDVLDACTHPLLSASIQIQASISVVNSKQWLEQKMSNMMKKLITHQVKFADIVLINKIDQITENELTKVKATIEKENPSAIKQAVTFSQMDMNILHDRNSQLGKLSEKQRDFNTDVKSLHLKTCAIPIEGAINRIQLEEFLEENQAQLLRMKGFIRLTDSPAIYLFNYAYGFPMYERVKSEVQVSPVLVCIGEEIIQEELEEKLKERGIVKVSQIG, encoded by the coding sequence ATGAAGAAAAAAGTAGAGGTCATTATACTAAGCGGGTTTTTAGGTAGTGGCAAAAGTACATTACTTTCACGTCTTCTTTCATATGAAAAGAAGAGAGGGCGTAAGGTAGCTGTTCTCATGAATGAGCTGGGTAAAGTGAGCATTGACTCTTCTGTTGTTCCTTCAGATATACCTCTAAAAGAAATGCTGAATGGCTGCATTTGCTGTTCCATTCAAGGAGAGCTAAGCGTCCAATTAAAGGAATTGACCGAAGAACACACATTAGATGTGATTTATATCGAGGCTACTGGTGCCGCTCATCCATTAGATGTACTAGATGCGTGTACTCATCCTTTACTATCAGCATCCATTCAAATACAAGCTAGCATTTCAGTTGTAAACTCAAAACAATGGTTAGAACAGAAGATGAGTAATATGATGAAGAAATTGATAACTCATCAAGTGAAATTTGCAGACATTGTGTTAATTAACAAAATTGATCAAATAACCGAAAATGAATTAACAAAGGTAAAAGCCACAATTGAGAAAGAGAATCCGTCAGCTATAAAACAAGCAGTTACCTTCTCTCAAATGGATATGAACATTCTTCATGATAGGAATAGTCAACTAGGTAAGTTAAGTGAAAAACAGCGTGACTTCAATACAGATGTTAAAAGTCTTCATTTAAAAACATGTGCGATTCCTATAGAAGGTGCGATAAATCGTATTCAATTAGAAGAATTTCTAGAAGAGAATCAAGCGCAGCTATTAAGAATGAAAGGCTTTATTAGGCTTACTGATAGTCCTGCAATATACTTATTTAATTATGCATATGGATTTCCTATGTATGAAAGGGTGAAATCTGAGGTTCAAGTGAGTCCTGTATTAGTGTGTATTGGCGAGGAGATCATTCAAGAAGAGTTGGAAGAGAAACTCAAAGAACGAGGGATAGTAAAGGTATCACAAATTGGTTGA
- the sufU gene encoding Fe-S cluster assembly sulfur transfer protein SufU, which produces MFQDLYRKVVMDHAKYRRNTGVLDGEQVRKVHYKNPTCGDVITLYIETDGNLVKDVSYEGEGCSISMASSSRMTELIKGNSIDSISKMRNEFEHLIRKGKQQDPAIDLQDAMSLEGVHKLRARHNCALMAWQALDKLLKDEEGYQEIKRQR; this is translated from the coding sequence ATGTTTCAAGACCTTTATCGTAAAGTGGTAATGGACCATGCGAAGTATCGTCGCAATACAGGGGTGCTAGACGGTGAGCAAGTAAGGAAGGTGCACTATAAAAACCCGACATGTGGCGATGTTATCACCTTGTATATAGAAACGGATGGTAATCTAGTTAAGGATGTTTCTTATGAGGGAGAAGGCTGTAGTATTAGTATGGCGTCTTCCTCGAGGATGACAGAGTTAATTAAAGGAAATAGTATTGATTCCATTTCAAAAATGAGAAATGAGTTTGAGCATTTGATTCGAAAAGGCAAGCAACAGGATCCTGCAATAGATCTGCAGGATGCGATGTCCTTAGAAGGGGTTCATAAGCTAAGAGCAAGGCATAACTGTGCATTAATGGCTTGGCAGGCATTAGATAAGCTTTTAAAAGATGAAGAGGGATACCAGGAGATAAAAAGACAACGATGA
- a CDS encoding ABC transporter ATP-binding protein: MKLVVDEIGMELNKKSLVKDISFHVNEGEYVGIIGPNGSGKSTLLKTVYRVLDPTSGVVMLDNEIHTSYSNKDFARKVAVVGQESSVPFDFSVEDIVLMGRNPHKRFLEHETHIDREIAREALEDVGLHGYGQRSFTTLSGGEKQRVIIARVIAQQPSFFILDEPTNHLDVHHQLHILDVLKQSKLTVLTALHDLNLAASYCDRLLVMQDGKLIANGCPSEILTKQLLKEVFQVDATIWTHPITNKVQVMYVSQVMRQEAYEKELKKWLQR, from the coding sequence TTGAAATTAGTCGTGGATGAGATAGGTATGGAATTAAACAAAAAATCGCTTGTGAAGGACATTAGTTTTCATGTAAATGAAGGGGAATATGTCGGAATCATAGGACCAAACGGCAGTGGGAAATCAACACTCTTAAAAACAGTCTATCGGGTCTTGGATCCAACTTCTGGTGTGGTGATGCTTGATAATGAAATCCACACTTCTTATTCTAATAAAGATTTTGCCAGAAAAGTAGCAGTGGTAGGACAAGAGAGTTCAGTCCCTTTTGATTTTTCAGTTGAGGATATTGTTCTTATGGGAAGAAATCCACATAAACGGTTTCTTGAACATGAAACCCATATAGATAGGGAGATTGCTAGGGAAGCACTTGAAGATGTTGGGTTGCATGGATACGGGCAGCGAAGCTTTACTACCTTATCTGGGGGTGAAAAGCAGCGCGTTATTATTGCTAGAGTGATTGCTCAACAGCCTAGCTTTTTTATTTTAGATGAACCTACCAATCATTTAGACGTACACCACCAGCTTCATATTCTTGATGTATTAAAGCAGTCTAAGTTGACGGTGCTCACTGCATTGCATGATTTAAATCTAGCAGCCTCTTATTGTGATCGCCTCTTGGTAATGCAGGATGGTAAGTTAATAGCAAATGGATGTCCAAGCGAAATACTCACAAAGCAGTTATTAAAGGAAGTATTTCAAGTAGACGCTACGATATGGACACACCCCATCACAAATAAAGTACAAGTTATGTATGTCTCACAAGTGATGAGGCAGGAGGCATATGAGAAGGAATTGAAAAAATGGCTTCAAAGGTAA
- a CDS encoding CBO0543 family protein, which translates to MKDRHILNILTLLGLGTTIFVLLRRKGDSKDWFLIFFIKTLVSTLIDGPVIKRKYVKYPNRYFPKLFDSNIVFLYILFPLSCVIYNQFTYKMKPLLSILSVFLFSGPMTLLEDWLEQHTNLVEYHKGWNSLYTFSVLTMTFWLVKSGIGLIRILDNKINRTYSSSCSGQY; encoded by the coding sequence ATGAAAGATCGACATATATTAAATATACTAACCCTGCTTGGTCTAGGGACAACTATTTTTGTTTTATTAAGAAGAAAAGGCGATTCCAAGGACTGGTTTCTTATTTTCTTTATTAAGACGCTTGTTTCTACTTTAATCGATGGCCCTGTTATCAAGAGAAAATATGTAAAGTACCCAAATCGTTATTTCCCAAAATTATTTGATTCTAACATTGTATTTTTATATATCTTATTCCCGTTATCATGTGTGATCTATAACCAATTCACCTATAAAATGAAGCCGCTCTTATCTATTTTGAGCGTTTTCCTTTTTAGCGGCCCGATGACATTGTTAGAAGATTGGCTTGAGCAGCATACAAATTTAGTTGAGTATCATAAGGGGTGGAACAGCCTGTATACGTTCTCTGTTCTTACCATGACTTTTTGGTTAGTAAAAAGCGGGATAGGATTAATTCGCATTCTAGATAATAAGATAAATCGAACATATTCTTCAAGTTGCTCTGGTCAATATTAA
- a CDS encoding VCBS repeat-containing protein, whose amino-acid sequence MYYTRVSNGQPQVIAYAQGDVTGDGVLDQVYLTGIQTPDSPFVQNITLVVQDGNTGYMSSVALSDNTGYDPTLFLGDFSGNGVDDIMISINTGGSGAIMYHYIYSYLDNMAQLMFDFNVYNDEYQYEVTYQDYYKVEVISQKNNMKYMIDISTRDSEYLDEIYDQNGQLISPISGFVNPLSGLYPVDFDSNGVYELLAYQKIAGRYNADGLGYMLNTLGWQGDGFNLQNQNVAIWGTENIE is encoded by the coding sequence ATGTATTATACAAGGGTTTCAAATGGCCAGCCGCAAGTGATTGCTTATGCACAAGGGGATGTGACCGGAGACGGGGTGCTAGATCAAGTTTATTTAACAGGAATACAAACACCAGATAGTCCTTTTGTACAAAACATCACCTTAGTTGTGCAAGACGGGAATACAGGCTACATGTCCAGTGTCGCGCTTAGTGACAATACGGGTTACGATCCGACTTTGTTTTTAGGGGATTTTAGCGGTAATGGTGTAGATGATATTATGATCAGCATTAACACAGGCGGCAGCGGGGCCATTATGTATCATTATATTTATTCATACTTAGATAACATGGCTCAGCTGATGTTTGATTTTAATGTTTATAATGATGAGTATCAGTATGAAGTCACATATCAAGATTATTATAAAGTAGAAGTAATCAGTCAAAAGAACAATATGAAATACATGATTGATATTTCGACCAGGGACAGCGAGTATTTAGATGAAATTTATGATCAGAATGGCCAGCTGATTAGTCCGATAAGCGGATTTGTTAACCCATTGAGCGGACTGTATCCGGTTGATTTTGATTCGAACGGTGTATATGAACTGTTGGCTTATCAGAAAATTGCTGGAAGATATAATGCAGATGGTCTTGGCTATATGTTAAATACGTTAGGCTGGCAAGGGGATGGCTTTAATCTTCAAAATCAAAATGTAGCCATTTGGGGTACGGAAAACATTGAGTAA